A single region of the Paludibacter jiangxiensis genome encodes:
- the serS gene encoding serine--tRNA ligase translates to MLTLKFITENKEEVIRRLAKKHFDGAEIIGQVVELDAKRRSVQASLDAESAEMNALSKAIGELFKQGKQAEASEAKAKTAELKEAIKAQSTELDAIEKQLIDILVTIPNLPHESVPEGRVAEDNVVEKMGGTIPELPEDALPHWELAKKYDLIDFELGVKITGAGFPVYKGKGARLQRALINFFLDNARDAGYLEIQPPYVVNQASGYGTGQLPDKEGQMYHANLDDLYLIPTAEVPVTNIYRDVILQESELPVKNTAYSACFRREAGSYGKDVRGLNRLHQFDKVEIVRIDKPEHSYDSLKEMVAYVQTLVDKLELPWRILRLCGGDMSFTSALTFDFEVFSAAQKRWLEVSSVSNFESYQANRLKCRYKGEDKKAQLCHTLNGSALALPRIVAALLENNQTPEGIRIPKALAPYTGFEMI, encoded by the coding sequence ATGTTAACGCTAAAATTCATCACCGAAAACAAAGAAGAGGTGATTCGCCGGTTGGCAAAAAAACATTTTGATGGCGCCGAAATCATCGGGCAAGTTGTAGAACTGGATGCAAAACGCCGTAGTGTGCAAGCATCGCTGGATGCCGAATCCGCCGAAATGAACGCTCTTTCGAAAGCTATCGGAGAACTTTTCAAACAAGGCAAACAGGCAGAAGCATCTGAAGCAAAAGCTAAAACTGCCGAGCTGAAAGAGGCTATCAAAGCTCAATCGACCGAATTGGATGCCATCGAAAAACAGTTGATCGACATTTTGGTAACCATCCCGAATCTTCCTCACGAGTCGGTGCCCGAAGGACGCGTTGCCGAAGACAACGTGGTGGAAAAAATGGGCGGTACTATACCTGAACTCCCCGAAGATGCCCTTCCCCACTGGGAATTGGCCAAAAAATACGACCTGATTGATTTTGAACTAGGCGTAAAAATAACCGGAGCAGGCTTCCCTGTTTACAAAGGTAAAGGAGCCCGTTTGCAACGCGCTTTGATCAACTTCTTTCTCGACAATGCACGTGACGCCGGCTATTTGGAAATACAACCTCCTTACGTGGTAAATCAGGCTTCCGGCTACGGAACAGGCCAGTTGCCCGACAAGGAAGGCCAGATGTATCACGCCAATCTGGACGATCTTTACCTGATTCCTACAGCAGAAGTTCCCGTCACCAACATTTACCGTGATGTAATTTTACAGGAAAGCGAACTGCCCGTCAAAAACACTGCTTATTCGGCCTGTTTCCGTCGCGAAGCCGGTTCGTATGGCAAGGACGTGCGCGGATTGAACCGCCTTCACCAGTTCGACAAAGTAGAAATCGTTCGCATCGACAAACCGGAACACTCCTACGATTCATTGAAAGAGATGGTTGCTTACGTTCAAACATTAGTGGACAAGCTGGAACTTCCCTGGCGCATCCTGCGCCTTTGCGGTGGCGACATGAGCTTTACTTCTGCACTTACATTTGACTTCGAAGTATTTTCTGCCGCTCAAAAACGCTGGTTGGAAGTAAGTTCGGTATCCAATTTCGAAAGCTATCAGGCAAACCGTCTGAAATGCCGTTACAAAGGTGAAGATAAAAAGGCTCAGCTTTGTCACACATTGAACGGAAGCGCTTTGGCTCTGCCGCGTATCGTAGCAGCATTACTCGAAAACAACCAAACACCCGAAGGTATTCGCATACCGAAAGCTTTGGCTCCCTACACCGGATTTGAAATGATCTAA
- a CDS encoding DUF4835 family protein has translation MKQIILSFVALIMTFSISAQELRCRVQVNSSLIQGTNKQIFTTLEKELNELMNNRKWSNATYTSNERIECSLVITIKNYSGGDNFTGELQVQARRPVYNSTYFTTLFNFRDQNFNFNYIESQPLETTERQTSNNLVAMLYFYGYVILGYDADSFSRLGGSPFFHRAEEIANAMQSSSETGWKAFESEHNRYALINGILDEKLRPVRELYYDYHRLGLDIMAENADNGRSKIASSLMVLRQANNDRLYNIAITSFLDTKIDEIADIFSNGQPKEKSDVYALLLDVAPSMQKRFEKIQNGK, from the coding sequence ATGAAACAAATCATCCTTTCTTTCGTAGCTCTGATAATGACATTCAGCATTTCCGCACAAGAATTGAGATGTCGTGTTCAGGTAAATTCCAGCTTAATTCAGGGGACAAACAAGCAAATTTTCACGACACTTGAGAAAGAGCTGAATGAATTGATGAACAACCGAAAATGGAGCAATGCGACTTACACTTCCAACGAACGCATTGAATGTTCGCTCGTCATCACCATAAAAAACTACTCGGGCGGCGACAATTTTACCGGAGAATTACAAGTTCAGGCTCGTCGTCCGGTATACAACTCCACCTACTTTACGACATTATTCAATTTCAGGGATCAAAATTTCAATTTTAACTATATTGAATCACAACCTCTGGAAACAACTGAACGACAGACATCCAACAATTTGGTTGCCATGCTCTATTTTTATGGCTATGTCATTTTAGGCTATGATGCCGATTCATTTTCACGCTTAGGTGGTTCTCCTTTCTTTCATCGCGCCGAAGAGATTGCCAATGCAATGCAAAGCTCATCAGAAACAGGATGGAAAGCTTTTGAATCAGAACACAACCGCTACGCCCTGATTAATGGCATTCTGGACGAAAAACTGCGCCCCGTACGCGAACTTTACTATGACTACCACCGCCTGGGACTGGACATAATGGCCGAAAATGCAGATAATGGCCGGTCAAAAATAGCATCATCGCTCATGGTGCTTCGTCAGGCAAATAACGACCGTCTTTACAACATAGCCATAACATCTTTCCTTGACACGAAAATTGATGAAATCGCCGATATTTTCAGCAATGGGCAACCAAAGGAGAAAAGTGATGTCTATGCCTTGCTGTTGGACGTAGCTCCATCGATGCAAAAACGCTTTGAAAAAATTCAGAACGGAAAATAA
- a CDS encoding SufE family protein: MTINEAQDRVIEEFSEFSDWMDKYAYLIDLGNSLDPIDEKAKIPQNLIEGCQSRVWLDAAEQEGKVVFTAESDAVIVKGIISLLIRVMSGHTPDEILEAELYFIDQIGLKEHLSPTRANGLLSMVKQIKLYALAFKAKS, from the coding sequence ATGACAATAAACGAAGCGCAAGATCGGGTAATAGAAGAGTTTAGCGAGTTCTCCGACTGGATGGATAAATATGCTTATCTGATTGATCTCGGAAACTCGCTCGATCCTATTGATGAGAAAGCAAAAATACCGCAGAATTTAATTGAAGGCTGTCAGAGCCGGGTTTGGCTCGATGCTGCAGAACAAGAAGGTAAGGTAGTGTTTACGGCCGAAAGCGATGCCGTGATTGTGAAAGGAATTATCTCTCTGCTTATCCGTGTGATGTCGGGGCATACACCCGATGAGATTCTGGAGGCCGAACTCTATTTTATAGATCAAATTGGGTTAAAGGAACACCTTTCTCCCACTCGCGCCAATGGCCTCCTGTCGATGGTGAAACAGATAAAACTGTATGCTTTAGCCTTTAAGGCGAAGTCTTAA
- the rpmA gene encoding 50S ribosomal protein L27, protein MAHKKGVGSSKNGRESESKRLGVKIFGGQFAKAGNIIVRQRGTVHNPGENVGLGKDHTLFALVTGKVVFRKRKDNKSFVSVEPVAEA, encoded by the coding sequence ATGGCACATAAAAAAGGCGTCGGTAGTTCCAAGAACGGTCGCGAATCGGAAAGTAAACGACTTGGAGTGAAAATCTTTGGCGGCCAGTTTGCTAAGGCAGGCAACATCATCGTTCGTCAACGTGGCACTGTTCACAACCCTGGCGAAAACGTTGGTTTAGGCAAAGACCACACACTGTTTGCTTTGGTTACAGGCAAAGTTGTTTTCCGCAAAAGAAAAGACAACAAATCTTTTGTATCTGTAGAACCGGTTGCTGAAGCGTAA
- the recN gene encoding DNA repair protein RecN, with product MITSLHIENYVLISNLDIQFQSGFSVITGETGAGKSIILGALGLILGQRADSKTIKNGASKCIIEGSFRIGDYNLQEFFTQNDLDYDNECLIRREISGNGKSRSFINDTPVGLQQLKELGDKLIDIHSQHQNLLLSNDSFQLQVVDTIAKSSQESITYQKKYFDHKRCTQELSILKASALQQKAESDFLQFQFSQLNEAQLMAGEQEQQEQELQLLSHAEEIKTELSKAAYLIDDENGSAMPPLKEALMALRHAEKIYPQSSEWMQRLDSCIIELKDLATEIHKTQENIDVDPAKAEQIKQRLDLLYTLEQKHRVASVEELIELREKFDGQLQQIESLDDKIEHLEKEATKLHNEMLEAGAKLTQKRKAAFPLIEKHLISQLRQLGMPEIRFEVRLTPRLDWSVTGNDDIQFYFSANKNSQLQPVAQTASGGEISRVMISLKSLIASAKSLPTIIFDEIDMGISGEVANSMSLIMKTLGTYMQVIAITHLPQIAAQGSSHYKVFKSNQNDSTETSIKQLTNEERVTEIAGMLSGNSISQAAIENAKQLLSVTA from the coding sequence ATGATAACTTCGCTACACATAGAAAACTACGTACTGATTTCCAATCTTGACATACAGTTCCAATCCGGCTTTTCGGTTATTACCGGAGAAACCGGAGCCGGAAAGTCGATTATACTGGGCGCTCTGGGACTTATTCTTGGACAAAGAGCCGACTCTAAAACCATAAAGAATGGCGCCTCAAAATGCATCATTGAAGGGTCGTTTCGAATAGGCGATTATAACCTGCAGGAATTCTTCACACAAAATGATCTGGATTACGATAACGAATGTTTGATTCGCCGGGAAATATCCGGCAACGGGAAATCACGCTCATTTATCAACGACACTCCCGTTGGACTTCAACAGTTAAAAGAGCTGGGCGACAAACTGATAGACATTCATTCTCAGCACCAGAATTTACTGTTGTCAAACGACAGCTTTCAACTTCAGGTTGTAGACACAATCGCAAAAAGCAGTCAGGAATCAATCACATATCAAAAAAAATATTTCGACCACAAACGTTGCACACAGGAACTTTCGATACTCAAAGCATCTGCACTGCAACAAAAAGCCGAAAGTGATTTTCTGCAATTTCAGTTCAGTCAGCTCAATGAGGCTCAGCTTATGGCAGGTGAGCAGGAACAACAGGAACAGGAATTACAACTGCTTTCTCACGCAGAAGAAATCAAGACCGAATTATCAAAAGCCGCATACCTGATTGACGATGAAAATGGCTCCGCAATGCCACCACTCAAAGAAGCTTTGATGGCTTTGCGACACGCAGAAAAAATTTATCCGCAAAGTTCAGAATGGATGCAACGCCTCGACTCCTGCATCATAGAACTAAAAGATCTGGCTACAGAAATACACAAAACTCAGGAAAACATTGATGTAGATCCGGCAAAAGCGGAACAAATCAAACAACGGCTGGACTTACTATACACGTTGGAACAAAAACATCGGGTTGCTTCGGTAGAAGAGCTGATTGAACTGCGCGAAAAATTTGACGGGCAGTTGCAACAAATAGAATCTCTCGATGATAAAATTGAACATCTCGAAAAAGAAGCTACCAAACTTCACAACGAAATGCTGGAAGCCGGTGCGAAGCTGACTCAAAAGCGCAAGGCAGCATTTCCTCTGATTGAAAAACACCTGATTTCACAGCTCCGGCAACTCGGAATGCCTGAAATCCGGTTCGAAGTAAGACTCACTCCCCGTCTCGATTGGTCGGTAACCGGCAACGACGATATTCAATTTTATTTTTCGGCAAACAAAAACAGCCAATTGCAACCCGTTGCCCAAACCGCTTCCGGAGGTGAAATTTCACGCGTAATGATAAGTCTCAAATCGCTAATTGCCAGTGCAAAATCATTACCAACCATCATTTTCGACGAAATAGACATGGGCATTTCCGGCGAAGTGGCCAACTCTATGTCGCTCATAATGAAAACCCTGGGGACATATATGCAGGTAATAGCCATCACTCACTTACCCCAGATTGCAGCGCAAGGATCATCGCATTATAAGGTATTCAAAAGCAACCAAAACGATTCGACAGAAACCTCGATCAAACAACTAACGAATGAAGAACGAGTTACCGAGATTGCAGGGATGCTGAGCGGAAATTCGATATCTCAGGCTGCCATAGAAAACGCGAAACAACTTTTATCTGTTACAGCATAG
- a CDS encoding S41 family peptidase, whose amino-acid sequence MLSFIVVMCGCVSVETFNRQLRTPKSVKALRSDVDFVHHKLEKLHPSLYRYISKQELDRKFDSLKTSIASPMTSNEFFFRISPVVASVRQGHTRIFPLTRRLTKQEMVKARKNGASPVMKLHLGWVDHRLYLLKTTASDSTLKPGSEILSLDSITPQQLFAKYAPTFASDGFNTTFHDRLFNKKFASYFYYETGVRDSVLCKVSNGGVVRSVWLKPPERQKKKQEKPLSSPSDAEKQKKRVFEHQKKVQGYDALTGEFSKNLRFMGQDSSVAVLTVKDFVKGKYKRFYADNFRKIDSVQTRALVLDLRDNTGGDLSDIQCLYSYLAENNFRFVKPAVVTSKTSLWHDDYFNASSPSQFALRVLGTPGWLVYNTFTTLITHKKADGRYYFYYPPIWQKHPKANRFKGKVYVLINGCSFSASSIISANLKGSGRAIFVGEETGGAYNGCVAGQMPSFTLPGSKLKMSFGLLEVVTPYVFNPDGRGVMPDVPVVPTLDDRLKSTDPELKWVMDNLDKQGK is encoded by the coding sequence TTGCTTTCTTTTATTGTTGTGATGTGTGGTTGTGTGTCGGTCGAAACTTTTAATAGGCAGCTTCGTACGCCTAAAAGTGTGAAAGCGTTGAGGTCGGACGTCGATTTTGTGCATCACAAGCTGGAAAAACTTCACCCGTCATTATACAGATATATAAGTAAGCAGGAGCTGGATCGTAAATTCGATAGTCTGAAAACTTCCATCGCGTCGCCGATGACCAGCAATGAATTCTTTTTTCGGATAAGCCCTGTGGTTGCATCCGTTCGTCAGGGACATACACGAATTTTTCCTTTGACACGGCGTTTAACGAAACAAGAGATGGTCAAAGCGCGGAAAAACGGTGCTTCTCCGGTAATGAAACTGCATCTGGGATGGGTGGATCACCGGCTTTATTTATTGAAAACAACAGCTTCCGATTCGACTTTGAAGCCAGGGTCCGAAATCTTGTCGCTCGACAGTATTACTCCGCAGCAGCTGTTTGCTAAATATGCACCTACATTTGCCTCCGACGGTTTTAATACGACTTTTCACGATCGCCTTTTTAATAAGAAATTTGCATCATACTTTTATTACGAAACAGGAGTGAGAGATAGTGTGCTTTGCAAGGTGAGTAATGGTGGTGTTGTTCGGTCTGTGTGGCTCAAGCCTCCGGAGCGGCAGAAGAAAAAGCAGGAGAAGCCTTTGTCTTCGCCTTCTGATGCGGAAAAGCAGAAAAAGAGAGTGTTTGAACATCAGAAAAAGGTGCAGGGATATGATGCGTTGACCGGAGAGTTCAGTAAGAACCTGCGTTTTATGGGACAGGATAGTAGTGTTGCCGTGCTTACTGTGAAGGATTTTGTGAAAGGAAAGTACAAGCGTTTTTATGCTGATAATTTCCGAAAGATTGATTCGGTTCAGACTCGTGCACTGGTGTTGGATTTGCGTGATAATACAGGCGGAGACCTTTCTGATATTCAATGTCTGTATTCATATCTGGCTGAAAATAACTTCCGTTTCGTGAAACCTGCGGTGGTTACCTCAAAAACCAGTTTGTGGCATGACGACTATTTCAATGCTTCCTCTCCATCGCAATTTGCGCTGCGCGTTCTTGGAACTCCCGGTTGGCTGGTTTATAACACGTTTACTACACTTATAACGCATAAAAAAGCGGATGGTCGCTACTATTTTTACTATCCTCCTATTTGGCAGAAACATCCTAAAGCAAATCGTTTCAAGGGAAAAGTATACGTGCTGATTAACGGATGTAGTTTTTCGGCATCATCTATTATCTCTGCCAATCTGAAAGGTTCCGGCCGGGCTATATTTGTTGGCGAGGAAACCGGAGGAGCTTATAATGGTTGTGTTGCCGGTCAAATGCCTTCGTTTACACTTCCCGGAAGCAAACTGAAAATGTCGTTCGGGCTTCTTGAGGTTGTGACTCCTTATGTATTTAATCCTGATGGCAGAGGTGTTATGCCTGATGTACCGGTTGTTCCGACACTCGATGACCGATTAAAAAGCACAGATCCTGAGTTAAAATGGGTGATGGATAATCTCGACAAACAGGGAAAGTGA
- the rplU gene encoding 50S ribosomal protein L21 produces the protein MYAIVEILGQQFKVEAGQKLFVHRMQEAEAGSQIEFEKVLLVDKDGAVTVGAPVVEGAKIVAEVKGHVKGDKVLVFKKKRRNDYQKMNGHRQYFTELFVKEIVA, from the coding sequence ATGTACGCAATTGTTGAAATTTTAGGACAACAGTTCAAGGTGGAAGCCGGACAAAAACTGTTTGTTCATCGCATGCAGGAAGCCGAAGCTGGCTCGCAGATCGAATTTGAAAAAGTCTTATTGGTAGACAAAGACGGTGCTGTTACCGTTGGTGCTCCAGTTGTTGAAGGTGCTAAAATCGTAGCCGAAGTAAAAGGCCACGTAAAAGGCGACAAAGTTCTTGTTTTCAAAAAGAAAAGAAGAAACGACTATCAGAAAATGAATGGTCACCGTCAGTACTTCACTGAACTGTTTGTAAAAGAAATCGTAGCATAA
- a CDS encoding DUF1015 domain-containing protein, translating to MAIIKPFRGVRPPKELVEQVASRPYDVLNSEEARAEAGDNQKSLYHIIKPEIDFPVGTDEHDEKVYAKAVENFNKFQKEGWLVQDDKDRYYVYAQTMNGRTQYGLCVAAAVEDYMKGNIKKHELTRRDKEEDRMKHVRVNNANIEPVFFAYPHQAELDAIVSNVTKNAPEYDFVAPDGFGHHFWVINDDATISRITEIFASIPAMYIADGHHRSAAAALVGDEKRKQNPNHNGDEEYNYFLAVCFPDNQLNIIDYNRVVKDLNGLTDEQFLSALGKDFVVEEKGADIYKPTALHNFALYLSGKWYSLTAKAGTYNDNDPIGVLDVTISSNLILDEILGIKDLRSDKRIDFVGGIRGLGELKRRVDNGEMKVALALYPVSMKQLIDIADSGNIMPPKTTWFEPKLRSGLVIHKLD from the coding sequence ATGGCAATAATAAAACCGTTTCGGGGCGTGCGTCCACCGAAAGAATTAGTGGAACAGGTAGCTTCGCGTCCCTATGATGTGTTGAACTCCGAAGAAGCCCGTGCTGAAGCCGGGGATAACCAGAAATCGCTTTATCATATCATTAAGCCGGAAATTGATTTCCCGGTCGGTACTGACGAACACGACGAAAAAGTGTATGCCAAAGCAGTCGAAAACTTTAATAAGTTTCAGAAAGAGGGCTGGCTGGTGCAGGATGATAAAGATCGTTATTATGTATATGCACAAACAATGAACGGTCGCACTCAGTACGGACTTTGCGTGGCAGCTGCCGTAGAAGACTACATGAAAGGCAACATCAAAAAACATGAACTGACACGTCGCGACAAGGAAGAAGACCGCATGAAACACGTCCGCGTGAATAATGCCAACATCGAACCGGTATTTTTTGCCTATCCGCATCAGGCTGAATTGGATGCTATTGTTAGTAATGTTACCAAAAACGCGCCCGAATATGATTTTGTGGCTCCCGATGGTTTTGGTCATCATTTCTGGGTGATTAATGACGATGCTACCATCAGTCGCATTACCGAGATTTTTGCGTCTATTCCGGCTATGTATATTGCTGATGGTCATCACCGTAGCGCAGCTGCTGCTTTGGTGGGTGACGAAAAACGCAAACAAAATCCAAATCACAACGGCGACGAAGAATACAATTACTTCCTTGCTGTTTGTTTCCCGGATAACCAGCTGAATATTATCGACTACAATCGTGTAGTGAAAGATTTGAACGGGTTGACAGACGAACAGTTCTTGTCGGCTTTGGGAAAAGATTTCGTTGTAGAAGAAAAAGGTGCTGACATTTACAAACCGACAGCTTTACACAATTTTGCACTTTACCTTTCTGGTAAATGGTACTCGTTGACAGCTAAGGCGGGTACTTACAACGATAACGACCCTATCGGTGTGTTGGACGTAACTATTTCGTCGAACCTGATTTTAGACGAAATTCTCGGCATCAAAGACCTTCGTTCTGACAAGCGCATTGACTTTGTGGGCGGTATTCGTGGTCTGGGTGAATTGAAACGCCGTGTAGATAACGGAGAAATGAAGGTGGCGTTGGCTCTTTATCCCGTTTCGATGAAGCAATTGATCGATATTGCTGATAGCGGAAATATTATGCCTCCAAAAACAACCTGGTTTGAACCGAAATTGCGTTCAGGTCTGGTAATTCATAAGCTGGATTAA
- a CDS encoding YceI family protein has translation MKKIALSIVLGMFALLASAQTWVSDPAHSHLTFAVSHMTISEVTGNFTQFEVKVTATKPDHSDAKVEVTVQVASINTDVEARNNHLKTADFFDVATYPTMNFKSTSIKKVQGNHYKMAGNLTMHGVTKPIVLDVYYKGTVTNPMNKKETSGFLLKGKLNRMDYGVGPKFPAAFVGTDITISGSVEFTESK, from the coding sequence ATGAAAAAGATTGCTTTATCAATAGTTTTAGGCATGTTTGCCTTATTAGCTTCGGCGCAAACCTGGGTCTCGGATCCCGCTCACTCCCATTTAACCTTTGCCGTCAGTCACATGACCATCTCGGAAGTAACCGGCAATTTCACTCAGTTTGAAGTGAAAGTTACGGCAACAAAACCCGACCATAGCGACGCAAAAGTGGAGGTAACCGTTCAGGTTGCCAGTATCAACACCGACGTGGAAGCTCGTAACAACCACCTGAAGACAGCCGACTTTTTCGACGTGGCCACCTATCCGACAATGAACTTCAAAAGCACGTCGATTAAAAAAGTACAGGGAAACCATTACAAAATGGCAGGCAACCTCACCATGCACGGAGTAACCAAACCCATTGTACTGGATGTGTATTACAAAGGCACCGTCACCAATCCGATGAACAAAAAAGAGACATCCGGATTCTTGCTTAAAGGGAAGCTCAACCGTATGGATTACGGCGTCGGCCCGAAATTTCCGGCAGCGTTCGTTGGAACTGACATTACCATCTCCGGGAGCGTTGAATTTACAGAGAGTAAATAA
- a CDS encoding 3'-5' exonuclease gives MTFTAIDFETAHAQFPCEIGLCRIEDGEITKTFSRLIKPACFPYMNPWCQKVHGISSSNLQFEATFEEMWGELRPWLEDTVLVAHNAAFDMGVLRASLRHYDLAIPHSDYVCSVSLSKKTWKGLPSYKLNSLCDMFDIRFRHHRAGADAEACAKLVLKAGEEMVTPSLESLLARSGLKLKAL, from the coding sequence ATGACTTTTACAGCAATAGATTTTGAAACGGCACATGCGCAGTTTCCTTGTGAGATAGGATTGTGCCGTATAGAAGACGGTGAAATTACGAAGACCTTTTCACGGCTTATTAAGCCTGCGTGTTTTCCATATATGAACCCGTGGTGTCAAAAAGTGCACGGAATTTCATCTTCCAATCTGCAGTTTGAAGCAACATTTGAGGAGATGTGGGGCGAATTGCGTCCCTGGTTGGAAGATACGGTTCTGGTGGCTCATAATGCGGCTTTTGATATGGGAGTGTTACGAGCTTCGCTGCGCCATTATGATTTGGCAATTCCGCATAGCGATTACGTTTGCAGTGTATCCTTGTCGAAGAAAACCTGGAAGGGCCTACCATCTTATAAATTAAACAGCTTGTGCGATATGTTTGATATCCGGTTTCGTCATCACCGTGCGGGAGCAGATGCCGAAGCGTGTGCAAAATTAGTGCTGAAAGCCGGAGAAGAAATGGTTACACCTTCGTTGGAGAGTTTGTTAGCTCGGTCCGGGTTGAAATTGAAAGCACTATAA
- a CDS encoding aminotransferase class V-fold PLP-dependent enzyme, whose protein sequence is MDTTLDIAAIRADFPILSRTVYDRPLVYFDNAATSQKPRCVVEAIEKVYYNQNANIHRGVHYLSQVATEAHEEARQTVQAFINAAESREIIFTRGTTEAINLIATSFGETFCNEGDEILITGMEHHANIVPWQLLRDRKGIVLKVVPFNERGELDMEAFSKLLSPKTKLVSVAHISNVMGTVNPVAKIIAEAHAHNIPVLVDGAQAVSHMPVDVQALDADFYVFSGHKMYGPNGIGVLYGKEKWLEQLPPYHGGGEMIATVTYEKTTYAELPFKFEAGTPDYVGSVALGEAIRYMQKFGLKAIGDYEHQLLQYATEQLMKIDGMRIFGTAAEKASVISFLVRDIHHFDMGTLLDKLGIAVRTGHHCAMPLMHTLGIEGTIRASFAFYNTKEEIDALVAAVDRVQKMF, encoded by the coding sequence GTGGATACCACTTTAGATATTGCGGCCATACGGGCCGATTTTCCCATACTTTCCCGCACTGTTTACGACCGTCCGTTGGTCTATTTCGACAATGCGGCCACATCGCAGAAACCCCGTTGTGTGGTGGAGGCGATCGAGAAGGTTTATTACAACCAAAACGCTAATATTCACCGCGGAGTTCATTACCTGAGTCAGGTGGCAACCGAAGCGCACGAAGAGGCGCGCCAAACGGTACAGGCTTTTATCAATGCTGCCGAGTCGCGCGAAATTATTTTTACCCGTGGAACAACCGAGGCAATTAATCTTATCGCAACTTCGTTCGGAGAGACCTTTTGCAACGAAGGCGACGAAATCCTGATTACCGGCATGGAACATCATGCCAATATCGTTCCCTGGCAATTGCTGCGAGACCGGAAAGGCATTGTGTTGAAAGTTGTACCCTTCAATGAACGTGGCGAGTTGGATATGGAGGCTTTCTCCAAACTGCTTTCTCCAAAAACAAAATTAGTTTCCGTTGCTCATATTTCTAATGTAATGGGGACTGTAAATCCGGTGGCAAAGATTATTGCCGAAGCACATGCACACAACATTCCGGTGCTGGTGGATGGAGCACAGGCGGTTTCGCATATGCCGGTTGACGTACAAGCTCTGGATGCCGATTTTTATGTCTTTTCCGGACACAAAATGTACGGGCCTAACGGTATCGGCGTGTTGTACGGGAAGGAAAAATGGCTGGAGCAGTTGCCTCCGTACCACGGTGGTGGCGAGATGATCGCAACTGTCACCTACGAGAAAACGACTTATGCCGAACTTCCGTTTAAATTCGAAGCCGGAACTCCTGATTATGTCGGTTCGGTTGCGTTGGGCGAGGCAATCCGCTATATGCAGAAGTTTGGTCTGAAAGCTATCGGAGACTACGAACATCAGTTGTTGCAGTATGCCACCGAACAGTTGATGAAAATCGACGGGATGCGCATTTTTGGAACTGCAGCCGAAAAAGCAAGTGTCATCTCATTCCTTGTGCGCGATATTCATCATTTCGACATGGGAACCCTGCTCGACAAACTTGGAATTGCGGTGCGCACCGGGCATCATTGTGCCATGCCGTTAATGCACACATTAGGCATTGAAGGAACGATCAGAGCTTCGTTCGCTTTTTATAATACCAAAGAAGAAATTGATGCGCTGGTGGCGGCTGTCGACCGGGTACAAAAAATGTTTTAA